One Cardiocondyla obscurior isolate alpha-2009 linkage group LG02, Cobs3.1, whole genome shotgun sequence genomic window, TTTGTTGTGACTCGCGTGTATCTTTGCGATCTCTGGGCTGGCTGTAGCaaacgcgatcgcgccggCACGGTATCCCACCCTCATACATCCCGTACATCGGGAGGAGAGTGCGTCCCGAAGGGTCCGAATTGCcccgagataaaaaaatcaaggTTGATCGGTATTTTTAATCGGGACGCTGAAAAGTTTGGAAGTCGCGGTGCCATCCTTTACGAAAGGGTTTCGGAGGGCGGAAAACGTGATATTGGAGCGAAAGGGGGTTTGTTTTGGTAACGTCGATCACGTCGCAAAATGGACCAACGTGCAATACGTGTGCGCGGGCGCAACGCGCACCAGATGGCCGTCGGCGGTGATACTTTTAGCCTTAGTGGGCGGGTTGGCTGTGGGGTGGTTTTATCGACCAGGATACGCGAATCTACGAAAAGGTTCAGTAGTCGCGGGACCACCACCCCGTCAAAACGGCTTTCGCTAAACGCCTCACGCGCGACAAACGCTTCTACGGTGCTcccgttttttctttttctctttctctctctctttctcccccgtCTCCCTTATTTTCTTATCGCCTTCCGTTCTAGTGTCCAACCTCCTTCGGCCGCCGTTCTTCAGCCCACGGCCTCCGCGCGTTAGATACCTCGCCGTAGGACGAAAACGCGAACGTGAACTAAGGGAGGAGGTGCCATATTCTTCCCGAGCGATCCTGGATTCAGCTGCGGCAAGTAAGTAAAACGCGACACGGAGACGCGGAGAGACGAATTTTATCCTCCCCCCCTTCGCGTAAATACTTGCTAAATATATCCATTTCGCGTTCGACTCGTTATAGAACTGCCGATCGGTTTCGAGTCCCTCGCAACGCGGGGGCGTAGAAGATAAATACGTCACAGACACACGAGAGCCTAATTACGCGTCGCAACGTGACTCTTCCTCCGATTTCGTGTTTAATACGAACGCCAATCGATGCGAGAAAACCTTCACGCTCGGGAAAGCATTCGCGCGCTGCACCCCCGACCGCCCCATCCGTTATCGCGCCGTCAATTCCGCGGGATGAACAAATATGGGGCAATCGGAGttgccgcaaaaaaaaaaaaaaaaatctgacaCGTTTCCTTCTTCCGCGTTCCccccctttatttttttttttttttttttacatttgtcaTATTtagacgcgcgcgcggcaagGGTGCCGGGAGAGGAAGGGGAGGGTAAcctacatttatttttcataaatgaGCGTCATTGTGGAATGTTTAATTCGATGAATTTAAAGGATGCCTCTTTTAAGCTTGGGAACTGGGTCCCGATATAGAACACTTGGTTCGGCGGTTGAACGCTTATCGGCGAAGCGTGAAATTTCCCCTTGGATGTTGAATGTGCAATGGTGACCCATTTATCGATTTTCCGAGATTTTAGCGGAACGTATCAGCGCGTCGCTGCCTGCGAGGCAAAGAAGGAAATTTTagcataaagaaaaaaaatatatataaaattatatatatatatatatttaagagAGCCAAGGATCTCCGTGGGATCGAGCGCATCTGGTGGTCTCAGGCTGTCGCGGACAGTTTTGGATAATACATCATCGAGATGTGTCTGAGTGCGATATTTGTCATCCGTCATGCAGCTCGCGACAGTAGACAAATATTTACGACCGCCGCGTTTAGGCTGCGATCGTATTCTTCCTTGGGTCCGGCGTGCGGCCGCCGGAGCTATAATGAAATCGCGATAGGAACGGCGGCGTCCGTATGGCGTGCAGTAACCTCGATTATCGGAAACTGTAATAGCTATATTTTTCTGGAGCGCAGCCAAACGGAATATCAACGGCAAACCAGCGCGGCCCAAGGCGAACGACGGCGAGTCAATGCACGAGAAGTGTAGGTCGTTGCCATAAATTCACCCCCTCTTTCATCTTTCGTTTCACTGCCCGTTTTTCAGAGGTATTCAGCTCCCGGTTTgctgattatttaaaattaaattaaaaatcgccgcgatcaGCAAAACTCAACGTGGGGGTGGCACGCTTTTTCTCCTTCGAGTTAATTCGCTAAGTCTCGGCTGCCCCTGGCCGTTTCCCAACGTAGAACAGCCCGTGAGTTGGTACCTTCCAGGGTGAATCACCTCAACGTGACATCGAGCCCTGTCTCGAGCCAAATCGCGAAGATGTGTATCGCGTTTtctcttaaaaagaaaaaaaaagaaaagtatgaAGAACGCGCGGTGAATGTAGTGATTTTTTCACGCGTGAAGAGCGACAACGCGAAATCGAGCTGAATTTATGAAGAAGTTCGGATATCCtcctctccctttcccccATTATTCCCTTCGTCACTTTTCAAGATTCTGGCAGAAATCCAGGCTACGTGAGATAGCGGATAATACTAGTTGCACATTCGCGCGCGCCTATAACTCGGCCTACTCTATACGATGCACGTGGAGTCGCAACCATGACATCGAGGAATCAGGCCACCGTTCCACTTTACGCCCTTCTAAAGCGATAACGGCGGTATATCCGACTACTTTATGCGCGTACGCCGCGCGCGGTCCGCGAATTTCTGCGAAAACCACCCCCGTTCCTGTACCATAAACGCTGCCCAGCGTGGTGTAACTTGAAtctcgcttaaaaaaaaggaaaaaaaaaaaaaatgcgcatTTCAGCCTCGATAAGCTAGACGAGGGTGCGAGAGACGTGGATTTTTCTGTTTGCTCCCGTGTACCTCGCGAACGCAGTCACGCGAGATCGCACTTAGCGCCGATGAAGGGGCGTCTAACGAATCTCTCCCGAATCACGAGGGATggaggggaagaaaaaagggaatttgtcgtgtgtttttttttttttttaacagcgaGCACCTACACTCCCGTGCCTAGCGTCGATTGTTCGATAATCGAGGTACAAAGGTCATTGGCCTCCTCGAGAACATATCTAGGCCACCGACACCGCCAACGTTTGCCAGTTAATCGCCATCGCCGTTGCACATTCGAACCACCGAGgcagttttatataatttttatacaattttgtGACAACTTTGTTGTTTTATAGATTTCTCAAAAGGTTTTACGTGACATAAAACactgggtttttttttttttttttttaatattacagaaaaatatCTTGGAAAAATTTTCAGGGTCTCGGGTGACTTTGTTTCAGAATGATCACCGCGTTACCGGTACCTTCGGTGAAGGTCTTCCACAAGACTTACTACCAGGAAAAGAACTCGCGGATAGGAAACAGCCAGCCGGGTAGCCCGCTGGCGGAGAGCGAGGCGGTGCTGGCGATGATAGATAAGGAACCGCCGGAGTACTATTTCTGCGGAAAGGTAAGAGCGCTTCGCTATTGATCACGAGAGTGCCGCGATACCGAGCGTATTACCGCAGGTAAACTCGCTGTACGTCGTCGTCGGCTCGCTGTTGCTGGGAGCTGTGGTTTTGGTCGTCGGTTTGGTGCAACTTGCGCCTGGCGCGGAAGCTGCCCGGAACTCGGCAGCTCTGATCGCCACCGGAAGCGGCCTCCTCGTCATAGGAGTGTTCCTTGCGCCCTTGCGAGCCGTCTGCATCAGAAAGCAGAGCGCGGCCCAGAAGGACGGCACTCATCAGCGCAGCGTCACCAGCATAGACATGTTGCTGGCGCAGCAAAGGTAAAACAGTCGTCAGATGATCTTTTCTCCCATCGAAACGAAGAGAGatcttattttcttctcttccaaAAATACCATCGGAAGACTTCTCTCATCGTGATCTACGTTGTGCCGACAGAGATTTCACGGTCCTCACGCCCGACGAGCTGGAGGACCTCGTGGGCCGGCCGGCGACCAACAACGCGGAGAGCAAACCGCATCGGCAGGGCCACAACACCTAGGTACCGATCGCCTCGAGGAGGGCGCCGCCCTCCGCGTCGTCTTCGTCCCCGCCGTGCTCGAGCACCACCACGTCGTCCGTCGCGTCGCCAGGACCAAGCTCCTCCATTCTGTACACGCATCGTTACGACACGCGCGAGCATAGTTTGGTTTAATCGATGTGCACTCATCACCGCTGTCATTAGCGTAGGGCCTTCCGCTCGCGAGGAGGGTGGGCATGGGAGGGCGGGGAGGTTACCTTCACGAGCCATTTTTTCTAACGCGTGCACCACGCAGCTAAGGGACGCCGAGGGGAAGTAGGCTTAGAACGTACACTCGTCGTCGCAAACGAGGAAATTAGCGATGCACGACACGTAGACTTCATCCCCCGGGGGGGCAACATCCCCGACGACGATATCGTACCGGGGGAGGGTTCTCGCGGTCGAGAAACCGCGCGCcgcgaaaatcgatttttacAGATACGGAGTACGAGTGCGTACGAAATTGAAATTTCATATGCGTCTTTGAGAAACGTGCGCTTCGCATTTTAACGTAGAGCCGCAATACTGCTCGTTTCGTAGATCGCGtacgttaataatttccgATTTAGCAAGAGTCGGCCGGGAAAAGGGTTGTGGTCGAGTGCGAATTCACGCTCCCTTTTCTGCCACCGGCGCAAAAAATGCGGCCGTTGTGAATTTTCGGGCTGATAAGTTGCAACGCCAAGCCGCCttgtcgttttaattattaatgaaacttTATCGACGTTTCCACGTTGCAGGAAAATACTTTTGAATCtctagaaagagagaagatccaaaaaaaagaaagaaaaaaaaaaaaaaaatgaaaagacgGTTCCACCGCAAAGCCATAAGAACAAACGGGGGTGTTATTTTCTCAAAGACTAAATTGTGTTCAATTCACGTGTGAATGGGATGCGATATATCCAGTAAACCTCGTCGCAAATTTCCATCTCGATTTAGAACGATACATTACATAAATCTATATGTAGCATTGCATAACGTACACTTACGATTAGGATACGTAACTTCTTTGCGATTTGTTATCAATaaggcgataaaaaaaagaagaaaaaaaagaggagcgATGCGACGTGTAGCAAGAAGACATTCTTGCGAATGTTCTTAACTTGTTCGTTAAACATTCAAAGATTATATGCTTGCCGCGGAACGTCTTGCACTAGTTTGCGCGAATGTGTATAGCCCTATGTCGTCAGAGGCCGCGCATAATGTCAAGATCATTGGGGGAAAAGGTAAAAACGATAACGATGAGCCGGGATCGGATAAAGTAGCGACGAACCTCACGAGCAATGAAACATACCGagatcgataattaaatatgcttATACGAAGTGGCGTGCAAAAAAGTGGGAATCAGCAGGGCGAATGTGCAGGTTTGCGTATATGTTGTGCGTATATATCGTGCGCGTGTGTCTGCGTGTGTGCCTGACCCGTTGAGTTTCAAAGTCctcggtgaaaaaaaaaaatttgtgcgCCTGGCGCAATTAGCCTCTCTCACCTTCGGAACTTCTGAGTTTCTAATTGCTCGTCCGGGATGCGGGACCTTGATTTATAAATTCTCGCCGAAAGTAGGTCGGCTCGAGGCCGCGTCAACACCCGGGGAATTCTGATCCTCCACCTTTTACGCGAAACCATTAGTCTCCCCGGGATGAATATCGGATGCGGAATCGATGACGTACCCATCGTTAGGGTGGACGAGAAATCTGATATTTATCCCTTGCCGCGGCGATTATATCGATCTACCTTTGACAGATTGTCTCCGATTCGaggttttcaatttttctttttatcaatggaagaacgagagagaaagagagaaaaatgatTCTTACTTCGTGACTGCGAGATGAGAAAGCAGAAACGACGCCTAacatagtaatataaaatcaaaagaCATAGGAGGCTAATGATAAGTGATTCCGATCCGCATTTATTCACTTTGTACGTAAAAGGTATATCGTTTAGATTTATCCTCAAAATATGTCGTAAGATTATTCTCACAGGACACATTTTCACACATTCGCGCGGTTCGATCTCGCAAACGTGGTCTCGTTAGACTCGTCAGTTTAATTAAGAATTGGCAAGCTcctaacaaaatatattagttCACGTATAcagaattgtaaaatataaatcaatttatcgAGTATCGTTTGACTTTACGTAGTGACGACTGTCCATTTGCAAGTCCCCGAGCTTTTCTTGTGTAAGATAATTGATTTGGAGGGAGCGAATATGTAGCTTCGAGGAGGAAACATATCTACTGTGTCGGCTATGagtaaagatatatttttatcgcattaTTCTAGCGAGTAGAGGGGGAGAAGAGGAGGAAAGCAATTGAAGAACTGTCCACTGTTTATCGATTAAACGAAAGGGAATAAGTAATTCGTATTTGCCGTAAGATTCCTATTGAATGTCTGCCTTAATTTCGAAGAGTGGAGAATTGCCGTTGAATATAAACGATAAATTCTATTTGAGAAATTCTAGTCGCGGGCGAAGAAACGTTTAGTCGTACGTACAGTTTAAAGTTAcactttgaaaattttaaattcgtCTTATCTAAGAAATACAAATCGTTCGCTGCGCGTTTAAGAGAAATTTTTGCGCGATTAACAATGCGTGCGATTTTTCATCGGGATATCATTTGCTGCGGTAGGATCTTAATTAACGTAACACTAATCGATCGTTTCGGGCGAGGTACAACAGGGAAATATGAGCGCATTAACTGTCAACTGGAAagtgcacttttttttttttttttatgcacttTACCGTCGTTGAGAAACATTTTGTCAGCGGATGTCAGCTACGAGAAAATTTcgcattcttttttaacaaaaactaATTCTTAACATGTGTACGCGTCaataaaaatcgcgaaacaattattttattgcattgtTTAGGAAGCAAGTCACGGTTATCTTGGCAATTAATGTGCGGTGGtaacaagaagaaaaattcaTATTGGAAAACAGATTGTTAGAATCGGGAATTATATTCCATCGGAAGATTTCGCGTTTGGATTAAAGCGGTTTTCCCTGTTGTACGAAAAGATCAGAcgtaattttaagaaattcaaCGCACAGAATTAGTTGTAAGCATTTTTATAACGGTGTTCTATGTATGTTAATACTATTgctaaataatatattgtcaTCACAGACACGTACAAACATACACGCATACACACATATCCACGTACACGCAATACACATAAACAGATAGCGCGATTGTGATCCGGCCGCAAATTGGTTGGCGGAAGTGTTCTTCGTACATGTTGAAATCATCATCCCTAGGACTGAATAGCAAATACGCGCCTAGCCTTGTACATACGAACGTTTGTAACGCGaacaaaatgaaaaagaaaaaaaaaaaaaaaagggagaaggaGGATAAAGATAAACCGAGTGATAGTAAAACTGATTTTGAGATGAGATTTGCTGACTTTAATCCTCCGACTACATATGTGGGTTTGCGACGTTCGACTTAAAGTAACGTTTGCTCGTAATTAGAATTGAAGTATTAAGCGAAAGATATTCAACAGTTTTTATCAAAACTCATGTACCGTGTCATCATCAACTGCATTATGGAtagacgaaattaaaaaacaaatatattctaaaattttttaccgtttTAAAGTGCGAAGAATACTTGAAAAGAAAACGTGTTCAGTCGGAGGATTAATGTACGTGAAGAGCATCCGCGAGATGCATATCGTACGAGAATCTTTCGTGAAAACATCCGTCAGCGATTGCAGCGTTTCCCCAAGATTCACAATACAACTTATAAATGTATCGTCGTGTACTATTAGTTttaacatacaaaaaaaaaaaaaatatattgccgATCTTCGAATTGTCCGTTCCGATTTAAAACAAACCGCTGATCTTAAGACACGCTGTCACTTGCTCGATTACGTTAATTGACAATTGACCgaagacatttttttaatgaaaggaACTTCTCGTGTTTACGTTCAAAAGGtgataatttgattaaattccAATCGCTTGGAGAATTTCAACGCTTTCGAagacatatataattaataacgttgcAATCGTACCGCTGTCgcacggagaaaaaaaaaagtatctttgCATTCGTGCTGCATACATAAATGCATCGCTTAAATCTTACGACTTAACAGTACGTATAATATCGAGAAAGTTTTATCGAATAAGACTTAGACTTTAATATTGTAGCGCGTAAGTATAAAGGGGAATGTCACGTCGCGAAGAGTTCGCGATGACGAGGTCATCATTGCTGAGGCTGATCATGTTTGAGCGATATGAAAAAATGCGcgtttttcattattttattctatataattGCCGCGGCGGTAATGCATAGTTTTACTGCAAAATtgctatttatattttatactacaataacgataatatgtataatatacagtatacaatgtaatattgtacattgtatattgtaatattacatgtatatgtgTGCATGCGTGTATGATCGATGATGCAGTGTATACGTCACAGTGTATTCAAGTCACACGGGGTTTCTGATGTGAGGGAAACACCAAACTCCTTCTATCACTGCCAAAGATTCATCATAAAGCGAGATAACGCGAGAAACATGTGAAATGTCGGTTAAAAACGCGGCTGGGTGAAGTGAAGCCTCAACAATATGTTTCGCCATTGTGAACATGCCGAAGATATTCTGCATACATAACAGCTATTATATATACGATATATACATACTATAGATTTTATCGGGAACATTATGACTTGCTTAAAAGTTGCGTTGATCCGTATATTTTGTAAGCAAAGATTATCAATAGcagttatatataataaatattactacTATGATacctttcttattttcttcccATGTCatcacaattattaattatatatccatttaatttatattaaaatatataaaattaatttattatgtagaGTCAATGGCTTATTACTTTATCAATAATCACGCAGTAACATAAATGTGGGTGAAATGAGAAAGCAAGAAAAATAGTGATAGACAGAGGGAAAACAGATCGTAAAAGTAGCACAAAGGCTTAATTTTACTCTtgctttttcataaaaaatttattcataattcGTAAAAGATTGAATTAGAGTAAGTgacatatatgtaaataatatatcgcgaatttttcttttttatagcTTTCCTtgacattatatttatataatatatatgtatatgcaaattatacgttatctttatattttttttttcactttcgCCTGGTAATTACCGAAATTGAAGGATTCTCCAATACATTGACATGTTTCAAAAAAATGTTCTATTAacgtgaatattttaagatttaaaatatataatttgtcataaaaacataataaaatgcttatttttatttgaatcaTTATTAGCTATGGAGGATAAAGTACAAGTTTTCAACGACAATATGTTGGCACTGTCACTCTGGGACGTTTCTTAGATTCCATTTCCGAAAAGAATTCTTTAATATCTTCTTCGCGtacaacttttttattttcagcaaATTTCTGTAGATATTGCATAAGCCGTTCCTTCATATTGTTGTATTCTGCAAATAGTTACAgtctaatattaatacaaaattggAAAGTgcattcataaaataattacaattttataattttttaccttCAATCGCTGTCAATTTCTGTACATGCCCCATGCTGGCAAGAGCCTTCATGCCTTTTTCATACTGAGATTCGTGTTTATACATTTTGCCTGCTTCTTCATACGCTTGTACGCTGTCTTTTGGATCGAGCAAAAATGCAATATCCTTTTCATTATATAGCTATAAAAACAGATTGTGATACAAGTCCTGTAATGcttttattatatctataaaaataacagtatctTACCGATTTGCATTCGTTGCAAGTACATAATGCGGTTCTCCAACCCTCTACCCAAAAACAGCTTCCCTTAGGGTCCACACAACTAAGTGTTGGCATTTGACATCCTTTCGGCAACTCATTGACCTCTATTTCCTCATTTTTCTCAGACGCGTCCGTTTTTGTATCTGCTTTTTTCGGAACTACTCACAAAAAAATAGCATACCAATAagattgcaattaaaatatttttatatgatataaaaattcaaataaccTGCATATTTTGTTGCATATTTCCACAAGAAACTGTATTCCTTCATACAGCCTGCACAAATCATTTCCCCATATGCATTATCTGCTGGTGCAGTGTTGTCACATTCTAGGTGctaagaaaaattaacatatattagacataaattttttttattgtcagaAAAAGTTTCTGTACATTTACCTTTAAGTGATACCAATCCTCACACATAACACACTGCAACATGTCATCCTCATCACCTTCAGGATCAGGATATGGCCTTGCACAGGTACAATAAAGCCCATCAAAATTCTGGTTGTATTTATTCTCCATGTTGGTAGCAGACTTTAACTGAAAAATCCAAAAAACATTAAAACCAATCAAGGAGATATATCAAACTATCCAAAACATGtaaggaatattttatagttgACTTCTTACCTTCTCCAAATTACATTGTTTGCCATCAAACTTGGTATTTCCACAATCACATCTGAAGTGTCGCTTTGTATATAGTTCAACAAGCTCATGGCCCTCATGGCAGTGGAAACTACATGCCAGACAAACAGCAGCTCTGACTTTATTTGAGCACGTTTTGCAGGCATATAATGCCTGTCTTATATATccctgcaaataaaaaaaggacaaAAGTTAGTTGAGTCAACAACTAAGGTAACAGTCAATCGAAATATTGCTATAGACTAGATGATGGAGAGTTGGGTTACCTTGCTGTAAGTACAGTTTTGATCGTCAGATGCGCCGAGAACAGCGTTTGCGTCTTCCTCGAGCTGGTTCTCCACTTGGAGAACGTCGAGCATCGTAACGGAGCTGTCGTCCTCCACGGACTGGGCCGGTTTGTCGGACATGTCTTGACCAGTTTGACCTCCTTGTGGCTCAAAAGAGTGACAAGATACAGGAGTCCACACAGAAGAGTTCAGGCAAACTCGAAGCTTTCTCGCAGTGGCCCGAGGGAGAAGCCACAGGAGTCTCGGAAGGTTAAAGAGGAGCGTTGTACGATTTACGAACCAACGGCGACGCGTTCTACGAGACGCATTTTCTGACCTCGCCAAACCTTTGCGAGCCCTCGCTGGAATTTCTCGCCCGCCGTTTTCTATCGATCTCGTACGCCAAGACTTCAACGCCGACTTTCGCTGCGTTGCGGCATACCGAGGACGTCGTTCTCAGGAAAATCGCAGCCGACGGCGATTCAAACCCAGCAGAGGACGACCAAACGCTCCCGTCAAACGCGCGTACACTCACAGACAAAATGTGCGCGGTGTTTCCCTCCAACGGACGTCCTGCGCGCGCAATCGTGCATCCGAATAAAAGATTGTTGGAAAAGgaaacgtatttaattttacatacgaataattttacgtaaaactGTATTACTAATCCTTTTGCATTCTCCACTTTCGTCACTCTTTTGTCGAAATGACCGAGACGGCTCAGACAACCTTCACATTTTTCGAATGCCCCGTCTGATATATAAAACCGATAGTAGaatctgttttaaatttaatcatgcGCCCGTATAGATAGTTgagaaatataaagttatcaaaataataaatataatataatatatccaACTTATTAATTGATACCCATCACAATCCTGATTATTAGCTCGATTTGCCGGTGGCGGTTGACTCCCATCGGTACTTCGATCTGCCGACGGCTCGTAGCAAGGTTTCTCGAAACTAAAGAAAGAATTCTACTATTTGATTGACCCATCATCGACCAATCCAggtaacagaattttttttagttccgTGAAACCTTGCTACGAGCCGCCACCGTTGATTTCGCAGTTCGCAGGTAGTCAAGTCAACTCGCCATTGTTCATGGTAAGATGGCCGGAGAAATCAGTAGTATGATTAAACGATAAATCaaactattaaaatttcagtaaaaaaaaatttaatattaaatagattttaatttttgactgAATTAACACAAGTCAACGTATAATTTAAGGATATGTGCTACAAGTTttagcaaagaaaaaattatttaaaatagaaattaaacgTGCTACACGCAGCGTCGTCTGCTTTATGTAAATGTATAGTAGTATTCGTACAATAGGCAGACAACATATATCGTGACGTGACTATCTTGTTGAAAGTTCAGGTTGtcactaaagaaaaaaatttcataagaACGAAAAATCATCAAGACATAAGCCACAAACATGGTAAGAAAGCCGAGGAAATCGACTGTAAAGGAAACGGCAGTTATCTCTACGATCGATTACTTAAACGGAGAGTCGTCGAGGTTAATTTAGCAGAATGACTTTTCAGTTTCAGTTCGGTTTTAACATGTTCCCGGAGATTCCGCGGCCTTTCAATACCCAGTATAAATGCTTCTCGGTGTCAATGTTGCCTGGGACATATCGCCAAGATGTCGAGCGCGGTGGCAAGAGTGAGTATTGACTAACAATTAGATAAAAAGCAGGATGCTCCATACTaatttgtttcattttatttcagtAATTATGCCTCCATCTGCTCTGGAACAGCTCACCAGGCTTAATATTATCTACCCAATGCTGTTTAAACTGACcaacaaaaaaacaaatcgAATTACTCATTGTGGTGTATTAGAATTTATTGCAGATGAAGGCAAAGTCTATTTACCTTATTGGGTTAGTAAAGATtgtattatatacatgtattgtATATACTATAACAGTAAATCATTATAACTTTCATACATTTACAGATGATGCATAATCTTTTGCTGGAGGAAggtgaattattaaatgtagaGAGTGTATCTCTACCAGTTGCAACATTCTCGCGCTTTCAGCCACAGTCAGAGGACTTTTTGGATATTACAAATCCAAAGGCTGTATTGGAAAACGGTCTACGCAGTTTTGCCTGCTTAACTACAGGGGATGTGATAGCAATCAAGTACAATCAAAAGATTTATGAGATGTGTGTGCTTGAAACTAGGCCTGGACCAGCAGTTAGTATCATTGAATGTGATATGAATGTAGAATTTGCACCACCAGTTGGCTATAAAGAACCAGTAAGGGAGatgaagaaggaagaagatgGAATAGAGCACCTGGCCGATATGATGCCAGCTCAAACTGGCTTTGTACCTTTTCAAGGTGAAGGTGTTCGATTAGATGGTAAAAAGCGCAAAGACATGCCCAAACAAGAAACTGTAGCTAGTAAGCCGACCTATGTCCGAGGAATACCCGATTACGATTATCAAATAGGCACTCTCAGGTTTTTGCGAAACATGAAACCAGCAAATAATAAAGAGGTAAAAGATTTATGCATAAGCATTGTTGCATTCGCGCCCGATCGTTCTTTCATACTTGAACTTATTTTGCGCACTCCTAAGTCTACGTATGCTCgtacaaaatgtataattaatataattt contains:
- the LOC139109041 gene encoding putative E3 ubiquitin-protein ligase UBR7, encoding MSDKPAQSVEDDSSVTMLDVLQVENQLEEDANAVLGASDDQNCTYSKGYIRQALYACKTCSNKVRAAVCLACSFHCHEGHELVELYTKRHFRCDCGNTKFDGKQCNLEKLKSATNMENKYNQNFDGLYCTCARPYPDPEGDEDDMLQCVMCEDWYHLKHLECDNTAPADNAYGEMICAGCMKEYSFLWKYATKYAVPKKADTKTDASEKNEEIEVNELPKGCQMPTLSCVDPKGSCFWVEGWRTALCTCNECKSLYNEKDIAFLLDPKDSVQAYEEAGKMYKHESQYEKGMKALASMGHVQKLTAIEEYNNMKERLMQYLQKFAENKKVVREEDIKEFFSEMESKKRPRVTVPTYCR
- the LOC139109051 gene encoding uncharacterized protein; translated protein: MITALPVPSVKVFHKTYYQEKNSRIGNSQPGSPLAESEAVLAMIDKEPPEYYFCGKVNSLYVVVGSLLLGAVVLVVGLVQLAPGAEAARNSAALIATGSGLLVIGVFLAPLRAVCIRKQSAAQKDGTHQRSVTSIDMLLAQQRDFTVLTPDELEDLVGRPATNNAESKPHRQGHNT
- the Ufd1-like gene encoding ubiquitin fusion degradation protein 1 homolog isoform X2, with translation MFQFGFNMFPEIPRPFNTQYKCFSVSMLPGTYRQDVERGGKIIMPPSALEQLTRLNIIYPMLFKLTNKKTNRITHCGVLEFIADEGKVYLPYWMMHNLLLEEGELLNVESVSLPVATFSRFQPQSEDFLDITNPKAVLENGLRSFACLTTGDVIAIKYNQKIYEMCVLETRPGPAVSIIECDMNVEFAPPVGYKEPVREMKKEEDGIEHLADMMPAQTGFVPFQGEGVRLDGKKRKDMPKQETVASKPTYVRGIPDYDYQIGTLRFLRNMKPANNKETKDPDEFKAFTGEGFTLLRKSRK
- the Ufd1-like gene encoding ubiquitin fusion degradation protein 1 homolog isoform X1; its protein translation is MTFQFQFGFNMFPEIPRPFNTQYKCFSVSMLPGTYRQDVERGGKIIMPPSALEQLTRLNIIYPMLFKLTNKKTNRITHCGVLEFIADEGKVYLPYWMMHNLLLEEGELLNVESVSLPVATFSRFQPQSEDFLDITNPKAVLENGLRSFACLTTGDVIAIKYNQKIYEMCVLETRPGPAVSIIECDMNVEFAPPVGYKEPVREMKKEEDGIEHLADMMPAQTGFVPFQGEGVRLDGKKRKDMPKQETVASKPTYVRGIPDYDYQIGTLRFLRNMKPANNKETKDPDEFKAFTGEGFTLLRKSRK